The following proteins come from a genomic window of Pyxidicoccus sp. MSG2:
- a CDS encoding vWA domain-containing protein encodes MSRAGRVLACGLTALAVVVACTDSYLYDPRRDAEVPVDRAVSFDGRFCTVGSNEVVRPIKLVVAMDASQSMRVSDPDGTRATALVQLIENLPRDPEVSIAVMLFAGSTTAFLTQTPGNPPQDGFVQVSTMDDATRRRLTEQLLTFRNPDNSPNRDSTDFVKPLSDIYSLINTDIARSRLEPGGSQALAQARYSVIFLSDGKPTNDQDDELIQGDAVVRIRQLRDLVEEVRVNTVHVFLPTQPVSSCDIAGDGGCPLLIINQNADRLEQMATLGGGNFRDFRNNEPINFLDFTFGQVRRSFIVKEVVASNFSAPPGSPVDVGDTDGDGLTDAREAEVGTNPNLMDTDGDGFSDGVEVYFRDRGVDFNPTQIALPDGGGLDKGCPPLLRPEDTDCDRLLDCDEQFIGTNANLADSDRDGVPDGVEWRGGTQGASNDLDEDPDNDGLTSRAELRLHTRPLEVDTASLSVDGYRYSFEADGPPDALGRQCYKLRVDNVLLAPTIAAADDAGVVVRGAGFNDISLSVAMVPADDPTARTLVRTYRVDTVRYPVGGIKSPADGVIHVEPEYFVDGCPGRVTASPPTP; translated from the coding sequence GTGAGCCGCGCCGGACGCGTGCTGGCGTGCGGCCTGACCGCGCTCGCGGTGGTGGTGGCCTGTACGGACAGCTACCTGTACGACCCGCGCCGCGATGCGGAAGTCCCGGTGGACCGGGCCGTGTCCTTCGACGGCCGCTTCTGCACGGTGGGCAGCAACGAGGTGGTGCGCCCCATCAAGCTCGTCGTCGCCATGGACGCCTCGCAGTCCATGCGCGTGAGCGACCCGGACGGTACGCGCGCCACCGCGCTGGTGCAGCTGATTGAGAACCTGCCGAGGGACCCCGAGGTCTCCATCGCGGTGATGCTCTTCGCGGGCAGCACCACGGCCTTCCTCACCCAGACGCCGGGCAACCCGCCGCAGGACGGCTTCGTGCAGGTGTCCACGATGGACGACGCGACCCGCCGCCGTCTCACCGAGCAGCTGCTCACCTTCCGCAACCCGGACAACTCGCCGAACCGCGACTCGACGGACTTCGTCAAGCCGCTGTCGGACATCTACTCGCTCATCAACACGGACATCGCCCGCAGCCGGTTGGAGCCGGGCGGCTCCCAGGCGCTGGCGCAGGCGCGCTACTCCGTCATCTTCCTGTCGGACGGCAAGCCCACCAACGACCAGGACGACGAGCTCATCCAGGGTGACGCGGTGGTGCGCATCCGCCAGCTCAGGGACCTGGTGGAGGAGGTGCGCGTCAACACCGTGCACGTCTTCCTGCCCACCCAGCCGGTGTCGTCGTGTGACATCGCCGGGGACGGCGGCTGCCCGCTGCTCATCATCAACCAGAACGCGGACCGATTGGAGCAGATGGCCACGCTGGGCGGCGGCAACTTCCGCGACTTCCGCAACAACGAGCCCATCAACTTCCTGGACTTCACCTTCGGCCAGGTGCGCCGCTCCTTCATCGTGAAGGAGGTGGTGGCCTCCAACTTCTCCGCGCCTCCGGGCAGCCCGGTGGACGTGGGGGACACGGACGGCGACGGCCTGACGGACGCGCGCGAGGCCGAGGTGGGCACCAACCCCAACCTCATGGACACGGACGGGGACGGCTTCAGCGACGGCGTGGAGGTGTACTTCCGGGACCGTGGCGTGGACTTCAACCCCACCCAGATTGCGCTGCCGGACGGCGGCGGGCTGGACAAGGGCTGCCCGCCGCTGCTGCGCCCGGAGGACACGGACTGCGACCGGCTGCTGGACTGTGACGAGCAGTTCATCGGCACCAACGCCAACCTGGCCGACAGCGACCGCGACGGCGTGCCGGACGGCGTGGAGTGGCGCGGCGGCACCCAGGGCGCCAGCAATGATTTGGACGAGGACCCGGACAACGACGGGCTGACGAGCCGCGCCGAGCTGCGCCTGCACACGCGCCCGCTCGAGGTGGACACGGCGAGCCTGTCGGTGGACGGCTACCGGTACTCCTTCGAGGCGGACGGGCCCCCGGATGCGCTGGGCCGCCAGTGCTACAAGCTGCGCGTGGACAACGTCCTCCTGGCGCCGACCATCGCCGCCGCGGACGACGCGGGCGTGGTGGTGCGCGGGGCGGGCTTCAACGACATCTCCCTGTCCGTGGCCATGGTGCCCGCGGACGACCCCACCGCGCGGACCCTCGTCCGCACCTACCGCGTGGACACGGTGCGCTACCCGGTGGGCGGCATCAAGTCGCCCGCTGACGGCGTCATCCACGTGGAGCCCGAGTACTTCGTCGACGGCTGCCCCGGCCGGGTCACCGCGTCGCCCCCCACGCCTTGA
- the mtsD gene encoding cell-cell cohesion protein MtsD produces the protein MRRLVRFPLFAAGLLAAGLISCTDSLLEPRAEVQSNLDDRLTLQGRVCTRPPNPSGFPVKVVVVIDESGSMCISDPPGAQLDSGFCQRAEVQAVIPPGVTEPARVRALKRLVQQFRQVNAQGGNVQVSVAPFETNVRNVWPPTTVGSRFARPDNNIDSYIDGLQSQLGKGTDYQGALSYAYSVIASDINAVAQSNPELLPRTRYVVVFLTDGTPYPRCSATDNLSVYANPDNPDLTWADSIVDFCNATSTTDAIDGFEVGTDRNQNYQLFSYVRRLMELKDQYNVGDVRMHTVLLFNQEAVRACGPICQEIYGIYPGVPQAQYPEAAKKIASWLLKRFAEMGNGVYQEFNDTAEISNLGLGALDYSSFASRNVMKSLVVEALSSGPGGDDGRVLDSDGDGVPDSEDNSFTLKTNTFLSDSDGDCLDDGFEFRREDQGFRASNDLDARGCDPASPLTRNCVCRDTDGDGLSQFAEDYLHTRTGIVDSDGDGAPDRMEARWGLDPLEPSVSGLDTDGDGLPDDVELRAGTDPTNRDRAFYERYGYQYETRIAEVRQDGSICYDFTVSNLQLVTPPDRAGAKQGHNLFKVWFAEAPESGVSTDYGVWRAACAWAQYAPPSVRVPAGPELSFTDANFRRPDQLSNPWNNQNDCVGTPPAGAQGGNP, from the coding sequence ATGCGCCGCCTCGTTCGTTTCCCGCTGTTCGCGGCGGGCCTCCTGGCCGCTGGCCTCATCTCCTGCACCGACTCGCTGCTCGAGCCGCGTGCGGAAGTGCAGTCCAACCTCGATGACCGGCTGACGCTCCAGGGGCGGGTGTGTACCCGCCCGCCCAACCCCTCCGGCTTCCCGGTGAAGGTGGTCGTCGTCATCGACGAGTCGGGCAGCATGTGCATCTCCGACCCGCCGGGCGCGCAGCTGGACAGTGGCTTCTGCCAGCGCGCGGAGGTGCAGGCCGTCATCCCGCCGGGCGTCACCGAGCCCGCGCGCGTGCGCGCCCTCAAGCGCCTGGTGCAGCAGTTCCGCCAGGTCAACGCCCAGGGCGGCAACGTGCAGGTGTCCGTCGCCCCGTTCGAGACGAACGTGCGCAACGTGTGGCCGCCCACCACGGTGGGCAGCCGCTTCGCGCGGCCGGACAACAACATCGACAGCTACATCGACGGCCTGCAGAGCCAGCTGGGCAAGGGCACCGACTACCAGGGCGCCCTGTCCTACGCGTACAGCGTCATCGCCAGCGACATCAACGCGGTGGCGCAGTCCAACCCGGAGCTGCTGCCGCGCACGCGCTACGTCGTCGTCTTCCTCACCGACGGCACCCCGTACCCGCGCTGCTCCGCCACCGACAACCTCAGCGTCTACGCCAACCCGGACAACCCGGACCTGACGTGGGCGGATTCCATCGTCGACTTCTGCAACGCCACCAGCACCACCGACGCCATTGATGGCTTCGAGGTGGGCACGGACCGCAACCAGAACTACCAGCTGTTCAGCTACGTGCGCCGGCTGATGGAGCTGAAGGACCAGTACAACGTGGGCGACGTGCGCATGCACACGGTGCTGCTCTTCAACCAGGAGGCGGTGCGCGCCTGCGGCCCCATCTGCCAGGAAATCTACGGCATCTACCCGGGCGTGCCGCAGGCCCAGTACCCGGAGGCCGCGAAGAAGATTGCCTCGTGGCTGCTCAAGCGCTTCGCGGAGATGGGCAACGGCGTGTACCAGGAGTTCAACGACACGGCGGAAATCTCCAACCTGGGCCTGGGCGCGCTGGACTACTCGTCGTTCGCCTCGCGCAACGTGATGAAGTCGCTGGTGGTGGAGGCGCTCAGCTCCGGCCCGGGTGGTGACGATGGGCGGGTGCTGGACAGCGACGGGGACGGCGTGCCGGACTCGGAGGACAACTCCTTCACGCTGAAGACCAACACCTTCCTCTCCGACAGCGACGGCGACTGCCTGGACGACGGCTTCGAGTTCCGCCGCGAGGACCAGGGCTTCCGCGCGAGCAATGATCTGGACGCGCGCGGCTGCGACCCGGCCTCCCCGCTCACCCGCAACTGCGTGTGCCGCGACACGGACGGTGACGGCCTGTCGCAGTTCGCCGAGGACTATCTGCACACGCGCACCGGCATCGTGGACAGCGACGGCGACGGCGCTCCGGACCGCATGGAGGCGCGCTGGGGCCTGGACCCGCTGGAGCCCAGCGTGTCGGGCCTGGACACGGACGGAGACGGGCTGCCGGACGACGTGGAGCTGCGCGCGGGCACGGACCCCACCAATCGGGACCGCGCCTTCTACGAGCGCTACGGCTACCAGTACGAGACGCGCATCGCCGAGGTCCGGCAGGACGGCAGCATCTGCTACGACTTCACCGTGTCCAACCTGCAGCTCGTCACCCCGCCGGACCGCGCGGGCGCGAAGCAGGGCCACAACCTCTTCAAGGTGTGGTTCGCCGAGGCGCCGGAGAGCGGCGTCTCCACCGACTACGGCGTGTGGCGCGCCGCCTGCGCCTGGGCCCAGTACGCGCCGCCCAGCGTGCGCGTCCCCGCCGGCCCCGAGCTGTCCTTCACGGACGCCAACTTCCGCCGTCCCGACCAGCTGAGCAACCCGTGGAACAACCAGAACGACTGTGTCGGAACTCCGCCCGCGGGCGCGCAGGGGGGCAACCCGTGA
- a CDS encoding PrsW family intramembrane metalloprotease, producing the protein MSALVLGGSAVVPSLLLFWYVYARDKRPEPHALLFKTFLLGAVICAPVLPTALALQKLGAPFADGVWGAAMVRAFLGAAIPEELFKFLVLYLYVWRKPAFDEPLDGVVYGATASLGFATLENILYVGEHGLGVAVLRALTAVPGHAFTGVVMGAFVGRARLAPEEQRLGFLASGLGWATLLHGFYDLFLMTGTGFAVLSLGVLAIEVQWGRKLYRALQTEQLALMSAPAGLLAAEGGLMMQGPGGPVSTASVVVMGPPSWSPPAGRPAEPPRTVGSWLKLIFGGLGLTASSLWLLVVIAVLFEEKLEDAASYVAWGMLAAFSVAFTLLFLWLFRSGLRGPEARPER; encoded by the coding sequence ATGTCGGCGCTGGTGCTCGGTGGTTCGGCGGTCGTCCCGTCGCTGTTGCTCTTCTGGTACGTCTACGCGCGGGACAAGCGGCCCGAGCCGCATGCCCTGCTGTTCAAGACCTTCCTCCTCGGCGCCGTCATCTGCGCGCCCGTGCTGCCCACGGCATTGGCACTCCAGAAGCTCGGCGCGCCCTTCGCCGACGGCGTCTGGGGCGCCGCGATGGTGCGGGCCTTCCTCGGCGCCGCCATCCCCGAGGAGCTCTTCAAGTTCCTCGTGCTGTACCTCTACGTCTGGCGCAAGCCCGCCTTCGACGAGCCGCTGGACGGCGTGGTGTATGGCGCTACCGCCTCGCTCGGCTTCGCCACGCTGGAGAACATCCTCTACGTGGGCGAGCACGGCCTGGGCGTGGCCGTCCTGCGCGCCCTCACCGCCGTGCCGGGCCATGCCTTCACCGGCGTGGTGATGGGCGCCTTCGTCGGCCGCGCGCGGCTCGCCCCGGAGGAGCAGCGCCTGGGCTTCCTGGCCTCGGGACTGGGTTGGGCCACCCTGCTGCACGGCTTCTACGACCTGTTCCTGATGACGGGCACGGGCTTCGCCGTGCTCTCGCTCGGCGTGCTCGCCATCGAGGTGCAGTGGGGCCGCAAGCTCTACCGTGCCCTGCAGACGGAGCAGCTCGCCCTCATGTCCGCGCCCGCGGGGCTGCTCGCGGCGGAGGGCGGACTGATGATGCAGGGGCCGGGTGGCCCGGTGTCCACCGCGAGCGTCGTCGTGATGGGCCCACCCTCCTGGTCGCCTCCGGCCGGACGGCCCGCGGAGCCCCCGCGCACGGTGGGCTCATGGCTGAAGCTCATCTTCGGCGGCCTGGGCCTGACGGCGAGCAGTCTGTGGCTGCTCGTCGTCATCGCCGTCCTGTTCGAAGAGAAGCTCGAGGACGCGGCGAGCTACGTCGCCTGGGGCATGCTGGCGGCCTTCTCCGTCGCCTTCACGCTTCTCTTCCTGTGGCTGTTCCGCTCGGGGCTGCGAGGACCGGAAGCCCGCCCCGAGCGGTAG
- a CDS encoding gluconate 2-dehydrogenase subunit 3 family protein, translating into MPRAHSPRNRLSRRSFIQRLSFLGGGVVLLGPACKRSEEKAKAPPADPGPLGATVNGRALRTFSAFEYAAVAAACERILPRDEDAGALDADVPVYIDRILQTPALETIRDDFLTGVAALERRAQRMFQKGFSTLTPEQQDELLALFRDSPPKSGEAHFFELLTVMTLEGYLGDPSYGGNKGKVGWRLMGFDAVGTVAMAPPEGHDGPKCLRECGLPHGGAHK; encoded by the coding sequence ATGCCCCGCGCACATTCCCCCCGGAACCGCCTGTCCCGGCGCTCCTTCATCCAGCGACTTTCCTTCCTCGGCGGTGGCGTGGTGCTGCTCGGCCCCGCCTGCAAGCGCTCCGAGGAAAAGGCCAAGGCACCGCCCGCGGACCCGGGGCCCCTTGGCGCCACCGTCAACGGCCGGGCGCTTCGCACCTTCTCGGCATTCGAGTACGCCGCGGTGGCCGCCGCCTGCGAGCGCATCCTTCCGCGTGACGAGGACGCGGGTGCGCTGGACGCGGACGTGCCCGTCTACATCGACCGCATCCTCCAGACACCGGCGCTGGAGACGATACGCGACGACTTCCTCACCGGCGTGGCCGCGCTGGAGCGCCGCGCGCAGCGCATGTTCCAGAAGGGCTTCTCCACCCTCACGCCCGAGCAACAGGACGAGTTGCTCGCCCTCTTCCGGGACAGCCCGCCGAAGAGCGGCGAGGCGCACTTCTTCGAGCTGCTCACCGTCATGACGCTGGAGGGCTACCTCGGGGACCCGTCCTACGGCGGCAACAAGGGGAAGGTGGGCTGGAGGCTGATGGGGTTCGACGCCGTGGGCACCGTGGCCATGGCCCCCCCGGAGGGCCATGACGGCCCGAAGTGCCTGCGCGAGTGCGGGCTCCCCCACGGAGGCGCCCACAAATGA
- a CDS encoding GMC family oxidoreductase, translated as MSLPEVDVCIIGSGAGGAPMALELGRAGFKVVVLEKGRHYQPKDFVHDEILNSRRNFFMPLPWEEPHLVRHGAQSRYERSNVAWTANCVGGGTVHMSGFFYRLKPVDFRLRSTLGAVSGSTLADWPISYEELAPFYDKAEAELGVSGEAVPHPFAEPRSGPYPLPPLDVHPVASEIDKACKAMGWHSLPTARGIISRPYRGRAQCSYCSLCGSYGCETGAKSGTNASLIPAALATGNVDLRPGCMARTVEVDKQGRAKSVIYLDENGEVQEQPAKVVVVSCTAVESARLLLNSTSGRFPRGLANGSGLVGKNLLFSSFGESFATFRVSKQGEARPWLKDPAPFVNRSVQDFYLLPDSRFGFRKGGTLGFMWAHPNPIHAAVELAGDGKSALFGKALKDKMREYRDSRILQFEVYAEWLPTSGTYVSVSDDTKDKYGIPVAAITVERHPMDFAATRFLVERGEEVLLRLDPDDVQRKGVMGETTILQHGTCRFGNDAAASVLDKNCRAHEVPNLYVVDGSFMPTGGSVPSTLTIAANSFRVAHHLVRAMKG; from the coding sequence ATGAGCCTGCCCGAGGTCGACGTCTGCATCATCGGCAGCGGCGCGGGCGGCGCGCCCATGGCGCTGGAGTTGGGCCGCGCGGGCTTCAAGGTGGTGGTGCTGGAGAAGGGCCGCCACTACCAGCCGAAGGACTTCGTCCACGACGAAATCCTGAACAGCCGCCGCAATTTCTTCATGCCGCTGCCGTGGGAGGAGCCGCACCTGGTGCGGCACGGCGCGCAGAGCCGCTACGAGCGCTCCAACGTCGCGTGGACGGCCAACTGCGTGGGCGGCGGCACCGTGCACATGAGCGGCTTCTTCTACCGGCTCAAGCCGGTGGACTTCCGGCTGCGCTCCACGCTGGGCGCGGTGTCGGGCAGCACGCTGGCGGACTGGCCCATCTCCTACGAGGAGCTGGCGCCCTTCTACGACAAGGCCGAGGCCGAGCTGGGCGTGTCCGGAGAGGCCGTGCCCCACCCCTTCGCGGAGCCGCGCTCGGGGCCCTACCCGCTGCCCCCACTGGACGTGCACCCGGTGGCGTCGGAAATCGACAAGGCCTGCAAGGCCATGGGCTGGCACTCGCTGCCCACCGCGCGCGGCATCATCAGCCGGCCGTACCGGGGCCGCGCGCAGTGCTCCTACTGCTCGCTGTGCGGAAGCTACGGCTGCGAGACGGGCGCCAAGAGCGGCACCAACGCCAGCCTCATCCCCGCCGCGCTGGCCACCGGCAACGTGGACCTGCGCCCCGGCTGCATGGCTCGCACCGTGGAGGTGGACAAGCAGGGTCGCGCGAAGAGCGTCATCTACCTGGATGAGAATGGCGAGGTCCAGGAGCAGCCCGCCAAGGTGGTGGTGGTGTCCTGCACCGCGGTGGAGAGCGCGCGCCTGTTGCTCAACTCCACCTCCGGCCGCTTCCCGCGCGGACTGGCCAATGGCAGCGGGCTGGTGGGGAAGAACCTTCTCTTCAGCTCCTTCGGCGAGTCGTTCGCGACGTTCCGCGTGTCCAAGCAGGGCGAGGCGCGGCCGTGGCTGAAGGACCCGGCGCCCTTCGTCAACCGCAGCGTGCAGGACTTCTACCTCCTGCCCGACAGCCGCTTCGGCTTCCGCAAGGGCGGCACGCTGGGCTTCATGTGGGCGCACCCCAATCCCATCCATGCGGCGGTGGAATTGGCTGGCGACGGGAAGAGCGCGCTCTTCGGCAAGGCGCTGAAGGACAAGATGCGGGAGTACCGTGACTCGCGCATCCTCCAGTTCGAGGTCTACGCGGAGTGGCTCCCCACGTCCGGCACCTACGTGAGCGTGTCCGACGACACGAAGGACAAGTACGGCATCCCCGTGGCGGCCATCACCGTGGAGCGCCACCCCATGGACTTCGCCGCCACGCGCTTCCTGGTGGAGCGCGGCGAAGAGGTGCTGCTGCGGCTGGACCCGGATGACGTGCAGCGCAAGGGCGTCATGGGCGAGACGACGATTCTGCAGCATGGCACCTGCCGCTTCGGCAACGACGCGGCGGCCTCGGTGCTGGACAAGAACTGCCGCGCGCACGAGGTGCCCAACCTCTACGTGGTGGACGGCAGCTTCATGCCCACCGGCGGCAGCGTGCCGTCCACGCTCACCATCGCCGCCAACAGCTTCCGCGTCGCGCACCACCTGGTGCGCGCGATGAAGGGCTGA
- the mtsC gene encoding cell-cell cohesion MYXO-CTERM protein MtsC — protein MSLVRIASALTLGAFLFLGSSAQAQSNNNPDNPECLGDSCGKPQEEGGGCGCGCGCSVWVNYTDDGDTLAYTDDADGDGKADDRDNCPFVSNRDQTDEDGDAVGNACDNCSALSNFQQRDADGDGKGDDCDADQDDDTIENAKDNCALVPNKDQSDLDSDGAGDVCDLDDDNDGVADGQDNCPRISNPSQVMPTDGSQCRVDADGDNISDNGDNCPGLANPDQADADADNQGDACDADIDNDSILNAQDNCVAVSNREQLDDDRDGSGDACDTRYCLVLDEGRPDDCLDPKAPFTVSGGKTMAVEETGTALRPPLFANRNGAAMEYKWTVTKRPSGSDAVVENPQGAVTLSRDWQYTYVDGSVPTFTPDAEGEYELQVTARLAFSDRVFPDQRVSTSNLIIKVGKGSGDGPNCSSVPAGFSITALGAALLSVLMRRRRRQQ, from the coding sequence ATGTCACTCGTTCGCATTGCATCGGCTCTCACGCTCGGGGCCTTCCTCTTCCTGGGGTCCTCGGCTCAGGCGCAGTCCAACAACAACCCCGACAATCCGGAGTGCCTCGGCGATAGCTGCGGCAAGCCCCAGGAGGAGGGCGGTGGGTGTGGCTGTGGGTGCGGCTGCTCCGTCTGGGTGAACTACACGGATGACGGCGACACGCTCGCCTACACGGACGACGCCGACGGCGACGGCAAGGCGGACGACCGTGACAACTGCCCCTTCGTCTCCAACCGCGACCAGACGGACGAGGACGGCGACGCGGTGGGCAACGCGTGCGACAACTGCTCGGCGCTCTCCAACTTCCAGCAGCGCGACGCGGACGGCGACGGCAAGGGCGACGACTGCGACGCCGACCAGGACGACGACACCATCGAGAACGCGAAGGACAACTGCGCGCTGGTGCCCAACAAGGACCAGAGCGACCTGGACTCCGACGGCGCCGGTGACGTCTGCGACCTCGACGACGACAACGACGGCGTCGCCGACGGCCAGGACAACTGCCCGCGCATCTCCAACCCCAGCCAGGTGATGCCCACGGACGGCAGCCAGTGCCGCGTGGACGCGGACGGCGACAACATCTCCGACAACGGCGACAACTGCCCCGGCCTGGCCAACCCGGACCAGGCGGACGCGGACGCGGACAACCAGGGCGACGCGTGCGACGCGGACATCGACAACGACAGCATCCTCAACGCGCAGGACAACTGCGTGGCCGTCTCCAACCGCGAGCAGCTCGACGATGACCGCGACGGCTCCGGCGACGCGTGCGACACGCGCTACTGCCTGGTGCTGGACGAGGGCCGCCCGGATGACTGCCTGGACCCGAAGGCGCCCTTCACCGTCAGCGGTGGAAAGACCATGGCGGTGGAGGAGACCGGCACGGCCCTGCGCCCGCCGCTGTTCGCCAACCGCAACGGCGCGGCCATGGAGTACAAGTGGACGGTGACCAAGCGCCCCTCGGGCTCCGACGCGGTGGTGGAGAACCCGCAGGGCGCCGTGACGCTCAGCCGTGACTGGCAGTACACCTACGTGGACGGCAGCGTGCCGACCTTCACGCCGGACGCGGAGGGCGAGTACGAGCTGCAGGTGACGGCGCGCCTGGCCTTCTCCGACCGCGTCTTCCCGGACCAGCGCGTCTCCACCTCCAACCTCATCATCAAGGTGGGCAAGGGCTCGGGCGACGGCCCCAACTGCAGCTCGGTGCCCGCGGGCTTCAGCATCACCGCGCTGGGCGCCGCGCTGCTCAGCGTGCTGATGCGCCGCCGTCGTCGTCAGCAGTAG